From the Maioricimonas rarisocia genome, one window contains:
- a CDS encoding site-2 protease family protein, with product MDRQSPLFLAFPIGYWFGVRIRISWLFPLLAVVFWFRFGFSLGSLLFGILIGSVLIHELFHVFGARMTGGSGDDILLWPLGGLATVRTAPNLRSELVTTGAGPFANLLLCLATLPVVHAAGLLGSAANLVTIPYAEMPNNVLQGTLVLVFSLNWKLMWLNLLPAYPLDGGRILQALVATRTDAESAWTLCHRIGIITGVVLAFGGLIFDEVWLVMLGFLIVTLGIQEFYMSQLVERFDDSFMGYDFSQGYTSLERSASDPQSRPPRKGLLQRWKQKRAEERRLRDERERAETVQKLDELLDKVHREGMDSLSPAEKRFLRQASERFRSQDGAQQ from the coding sequence ATGGACAGGCAGAGCCCACTGTTTCTGGCATTTCCGATCGGCTACTGGTTCGGTGTGCGCATCCGGATCAGCTGGCTGTTCCCATTGCTGGCAGTGGTCTTCTGGTTTCGGTTCGGCTTCAGCCTCGGCTCCCTGCTGTTCGGGATCCTGATTGGCAGCGTGCTCATCCACGAGCTGTTTCACGTCTTCGGTGCCCGCATGACGGGTGGCTCCGGCGACGACATCCTGCTCTGGCCGCTGGGGGGCCTGGCAACCGTTCGAACGGCCCCCAATCTTCGCTCCGAACTGGTCACCACCGGTGCCGGTCCGTTCGCGAACCTGCTGCTTTGCCTGGCGACGCTGCCGGTGGTTCATGCAGCCGGTCTGCTGGGATCGGCCGCCAACCTGGTGACGATCCCCTATGCCGAGATGCCGAACAACGTCCTGCAGGGGACGCTGGTGCTCGTCTTCTCGCTGAACTGGAAGCTGATGTGGCTGAACCTGCTGCCGGCCTATCCGCTCGACGGTGGCCGCATTCTGCAGGCACTGGTGGCCACGCGTACCGATGCCGAGTCGGCCTGGACGCTCTGCCATCGCATCGGGATCATCACGGGAGTGGTGCTGGCATTCGGCGGGCTGATCTTCGACGAAGTCTGGCTGGTGATGCTCGGATTTCTGATCGTCACGCTCGGCATCCAGGAATTCTACATGTCGCAGCTGGTCGAGCGGTTTGATGATTCGTTCATGGGCTACGACTTCTCGCAGGGGTACACGAGCCTCGAGCGGTCGGCATCCGATCCGCAATCCCGTCCCCCTCGCAAGGGCCTGCTCCAGCGATGGAAGCAGAAACGGGCCGAGGAACGCCGCCTGCGGGATGAACGCGAACGGGCCGAAACCGTTCAGAAGCTGGACGAACTGCTCGACAAGGTGCACCGCGAAGGCATGGACTCGCTTTCTCCGGCAGAGAAGCGGTTTCTGCGGCAGGCCAGCGAACGTTTCCGCAGTCAGGACGGGGCGCAGCAGTAG
- a CDS encoding NADH-quinone oxidoreductase subunit A translates to MTDLNLHLLLAVATGAVFLLVPLLIGKLVRPKLPTVEKDAVYECGEPTIGSSYIQFDLRFYVVALLFIIFDVEVAFFFPWALVFGNATQLADPRLSEEARLRLSDQLTNVMPGTTTADTAIGASDALRLAMTGFADILVFFGVLLVGFAYVWKRGDLDWVRAMVAQAKQAPARPRSPLLREQHHETQTVA, encoded by the coding sequence ATGACCGACCTGAACCTGCATCTGCTGCTCGCCGTCGCCACCGGGGCCGTCTTCCTCCTTGTTCCTCTCCTGATCGGCAAACTGGTCCGCCCCAAGCTTCCGACCGTCGAGAAAGACGCCGTCTACGAGTGCGGCGAACCGACCATCGGCTCGAGCTACATCCAGTTCGACCTGCGTTTCTACGTCGTCGCGCTGCTGTTCATCATCTTCGACGTCGAAGTCGCATTCTTCTTCCCGTGGGCCCTGGTGTTCGGCAACGCCACGCAGCTGGCCGACCCCCGCCTGTCCGAAGAGGCGCGCCTCCGCCTGTCCGACCAGCTGACCAACGTGATGCCCGGCACCACGACGGCCGACACGGCGATCGGCGCCAGCGACGCCCTGCGTCTGGCAATGACCGGGTTCGCCGACATCCTCGTCTTTTTCGGCGTCCTGCTGGTCGGTTTCGCCTACGTCTGGAAGCGCGGAGACCTCGACTGGGTCCGCGCCATGGTCGCCCAGGCAAAGCAGGCCCCCGCACGTCCGCGATCGCCGCTGCTGCGTGAACAGCATCACGAAACGCAGACCGTCGCCTGA
- a CDS encoding NuoI/complex I 23 kDa subunit family protein: MREWFRNVWVAVSTVLKGLKVTFGVMFATYRRKAFTEIYEYPEKPVPVKARYRGFHRFDLTTCIGCEKCAVACPVDCIYIEKEKSPVGKGFRIDGFTIDYTKCMFCALCVEPCPVDCIFMGSNHDLSCYSRDGCIVDYAKVPLQVGWGQSTLNPTAVAESKVLYEPVWVKGEPSPFEYASEES, from the coding sequence ATGCGTGAGTGGTTCCGGAACGTCTGGGTGGCTGTCTCGACGGTCCTCAAAGGCCTGAAAGTCACCTTCGGCGTCATGTTCGCCACCTATCGGCGAAAGGCGTTCACCGAGATTTACGAGTATCCGGAGAAACCGGTGCCCGTGAAGGCCCGGTATCGGGGATTCCACCGCTTCGACCTGACGACCTGCATCGGCTGCGAAAAATGTGCAGTGGCCTGCCCGGTCGACTGCATCTATATCGAAAAAGAAAAGAGTCCCGTCGGCAAAGGGTTCCGAATCGACGGTTTTACCATCGATTACACGAAGTGCATGTTTTGTGCACTGTGCGTCGAACCCTGCCCGGTTGACTGTATCTTCATGGGGTCGAACCACGACCTGAGCTGCTACAGTCGGGATGGTTGCATCGTCGACTATGCGAAAGTCCCGCTCCAGGTCGGGTGGGGCCAGTCCACGCTCAATCCGACCGCGGTGGCCGAGTCGAAAGTCCTGTACGAACCGGTCTGGGTCAAAGGAGAACCAAGCCCGTTCGAATACGCATCCGAAGAGTCCTGA
- a CDS encoding endonuclease/exonuclease/phosphatase family protein → MPLSRRQFCLSSCAAGLSLAGATLPVTSARGDDGQRQLRVIAYNVLQCSGWPKNAPLAQQARGRSQMARRYALELALYDPDIVTFSESPGPELTREIARLLGMEHHRFEGGSFPGTLMSRLKVTEARDTPDVGGRPAGLFTRHWGRAVVEPPGGEPLIVHSAHLFPVADPTVRLREIDAMLASMQADLEAGRSLLLLGDLNHGPDSEEYKRWIAAGWVDTFAQVGEGQGLTFLSDVPEYRIDYVLATGPIAGRIRESRPLFEGAFRRDSTDERSFALSDHLPQLAVFDLE, encoded by the coding sequence ATGCCTCTCTCCCGTCGTCAGTTCTGCCTCTCCTCCTGTGCCGCCGGCCTGTCGCTCGCCGGAGCGACGCTCCCGGTTACGTCGGCCCGTGGCGACGACGGTCAGCGACAACTGCGGGTCATCGCCTACAACGTCCTGCAGTGTTCCGGCTGGCCGAAGAATGCGCCTCTCGCACAGCAGGCCAGAGGGCGCAGTCAGATGGCGCGGCGGTATGCACTCGAACTGGCACTGTACGATCCGGACATCGTCACGTTTTCGGAGTCACCCGGGCCAGAACTTACCCGGGAGATCGCCCGGCTGCTGGGAATGGAGCATCACCGTTTCGAAGGGGGATCGTTTCCCGGAACACTGATGAGCCGCCTGAAAGTCACCGAAGCACGCGACACGCCCGACGTGGGAGGTCGTCCGGCCGGACTGTTCACCCGGCACTGGGGCCGGGCCGTTGTCGAACCACCAGGCGGCGAGCCGCTGATCGTGCACTCGGCCCATCTGTTTCCCGTTGCCGATCCGACCGTCCGCCTGCGCGAGATCGATGCGATGCTGGCGTCGATGCAGGCCGACCTCGAGGCCGGCCGCTCGCTGCTGCTGCTGGGAGACCTCAATCACGGCCCCGACAGCGAAGAGTACAAGCGGTGGATCGCCGCCGGCTGGGTCGACACGTTCGCACAGGTCGGAGAAGGACAAGGGCTGACATTCCTGTCGGACGTCCCCGAATACCGCATCGACTACGTGTTGGCGACCGGGCCGATCGCTGGCCGCATTCGCGAATCACGACCGCTGTTCGAGGGAGCGTTTCGCCGGGACAGCACCGACGAGCGATCATTTGCTTTGAGCGATCACCTGCCGCAGCTGGCGGTCTTTGATCTGGAGTGA
- a CDS encoding NADH-quinone oxidoreductase subunit C translates to MTVSEIHARLVDKFGSDAIPALNTEAIDHWVEVAADRMAEVAEFLKQDEALQFDNLTDLCGVDYFAADPKQLKKLDHEPHVEVVYQLYSFPLKHRCTVKVKLPRWKNDEEGVLPEVPSVAHIWAIADWHERETFDLMGIRFLNHPNLSRILCPDDWVGHALRKDYEFPLEYHGIRGM, encoded by the coding sequence ATGACCGTTTCCGAGATTCACGCCCGCCTGGTCGACAAGTTCGGTTCCGACGCCATTCCGGCGCTCAATACCGAAGCGATCGATCACTGGGTCGAAGTCGCTGCCGACCGCATGGCCGAGGTTGCCGAGTTCCTCAAACAGGACGAGGCCCTGCAGTTCGACAATCTGACCGACCTCTGCGGAGTCGACTACTTTGCAGCGGATCCGAAGCAGTTGAAGAAGCTCGATCACGAACCGCACGTCGAGGTCGTGTACCAGTTGTACAGCTTCCCGCTCAAGCATCGCTGCACCGTCAAGGTGAAGCTGCCGCGGTGGAAGAACGACGAAGAAGGTGTCCTGCCGGAAGTCCCTTCGGTCGCCCACATCTGGGCGATTGCCGACTGGCACGAGCGTGAAACGTTCGATCTGATGGGCATCCGGTTCCTGAATCATCCGAACCTGTCGCGGATCCTCTGCCCCGACGACTGGGTCGGACACGCACTGCGCAAGGATTACGAGTTCCCGCTGGAGTACCACGGAATTCGCGGCATGTAG
- a CDS encoding protein-disulfide reductase DsbD family protein — protein sequence MLHRAARYCTLLVALLVSSSASAQSLEDLLKGSDGLLAPPATQEEDPEVSVSLTPIAGEEQNLLLSVRVQLPEGAYTYSQNPSFLGHSAIDTGRIEGVEPIDTGFLPDHPPKKAYDEIFEQDIEKFTEEVTWYRRFRMLEGVAASDVVVAGEVRYQVCKNTCRQFKHPFEVTVAGEAVERPDVFATAAEAPASAQRSGLEFAFRMVPTRQVGGEPKPDPLSVQFELFPRDAKAGEIVTLAVTMDLEEGWNTYALEPTDDQFQNPTEIEILETENLEAASELTAMPAPELEESELGTANIHRGRVTWSRRFTVQEDAPYGLSALMIYQVCDEASRCLPPKDIEFALGSLQAAPPELAEPVVTPVLAAVSTPDAADAENSVAAPPAGGEREFRFDESDRPAGLGWNLVLAFLGGLILNIMPCVLPVLAIKVLSFVQQAGESRGRILLLNGTYAVGVMTVFLTLASLAVFLGYGWGQLFQYDGFNLVMACVVFAMGLSLLGVFEIPIPGMIGAAAGGDHREGLTGAFMTGIFATLLATPCSGPFMGTTLAWSVRQPALVVYLVWGMMGLGMASPYLLIGLYPRMVNWLPRPGMWMVRFKEFAGFVLMGTVIFLVNAIDEALIIPALIMMLGIALGLWMVGSLYDQTTPATRKWAVRVTACVLAAPILWYGWDLYDRAVVEKELRAANGNDSEQLVVHEDELPWQPFSTERLEQLLAEGTPTLVDFTADWCLICKQNEKFALNTEDTIQFVKENGVVTLYADYTDESPEIKRWLDVFQQNGVPLTVIFPAGRPEEPKVLRGPYSQSHLLSMLKDSVPQPAKTAMAPDSSTER from the coding sequence ATGCTGCATCGCGCTGCCCGTTACTGCACTCTTCTCGTTGCCCTGCTGGTCAGTTCCTCCGCATCGGCCCAGTCGCTGGAGGACCTGCTGAAGGGATCGGACGGACTCCTCGCTCCGCCGGCGACACAGGAGGAAGATCCGGAGGTCAGTGTTTCACTGACGCCGATCGCCGGTGAAGAGCAGAATCTGCTGCTGTCGGTTCGGGTGCAGCTTCCGGAAGGGGCCTACACCTACTCGCAGAACCCATCCTTCCTCGGCCACTCGGCGATCGATACGGGCCGCATCGAAGGCGTCGAACCCATCGACACCGGTTTCCTGCCGGATCACCCGCCGAAGAAGGCGTACGACGAGATCTTCGAGCAGGACATCGAGAAGTTCACCGAAGAGGTCACGTGGTACCGCCGCTTCCGGATGCTGGAAGGCGTCGCTGCCTCCGACGTCGTGGTGGCCGGCGAAGTCCGCTATCAGGTCTGCAAGAACACCTGCCGGCAGTTCAAGCATCCGTTCGAGGTGACCGTTGCCGGAGAGGCAGTCGAACGTCCCGACGTGTTTGCAACAGCCGCGGAAGCTCCCGCGTCTGCGCAGCGGTCCGGGCTCGAATTTGCGTTCCGCATGGTGCCCACGCGGCAGGTCGGTGGCGAACCGAAGCCGGATCCGCTCAGTGTCCAGTTCGAACTGTTCCCGCGCGACGCGAAAGCGGGCGAGATCGTCACACTGGCCGTGACCATGGATCTCGAAGAAGGCTGGAACACCTACGCGCTCGAGCCGACCGACGACCAGTTCCAGAATCCGACCGAGATCGAGATCCTGGAAACGGAGAACCTCGAAGCGGCCAGCGAGCTGACGGCCATGCCGGCTCCCGAACTGGAAGAATCCGAACTCGGGACCGCCAACATTCACCGGGGGCGGGTCACCTGGTCGCGACGGTTTACGGTTCAGGAAGACGCTCCCTACGGTCTTTCTGCACTGATGATTTACCAGGTCTGCGACGAAGCCAGTCGCTGCCTGCCGCCGAAGGACATCGAATTCGCACTCGGCAGCCTGCAGGCCGCTCCGCCGGAGCTGGCCGAGCCGGTTGTCACACCGGTCCTCGCTGCCGTCTCCACGCCGGACGCGGCCGATGCCGAAAACAGTGTCGCCGCGCCTCCTGCCGGGGGAGAACGTGAGTTCCGGTTCGACGAATCCGACCGACCGGCCGGCCTTGGCTGGAATCTGGTCCTTGCGTTTCTCGGTGGCCTGATCCTGAACATCATGCCCTGCGTGCTGCCGGTGCTCGCCATCAAGGTGCTCAGCTTCGTGCAGCAGGCGGGCGAGAGCCGCGGACGAATTCTGCTCCTCAACGGGACTTATGCCGTCGGGGTGATGACCGTCTTCCTGACGCTCGCATCGCTGGCGGTCTTCCTCGGGTACGGCTGGGGACAGCTGTTCCAGTACGACGGCTTCAACCTGGTCATGGCGTGTGTCGTCTTCGCCATGGGCCTGAGCCTGCTGGGGGTGTTCGAGATTCCGATTCCCGGCATGATCGGTGCCGCGGCTGGTGGTGACCATCGCGAAGGGCTGACCGGTGCCTTCATGACCGGCATCTTCGCCACGCTGCTGGCGACCCCGTGCAGTGGCCCGTTTATGGGGACGACGCTCGCCTGGTCGGTCCGTCAGCCGGCTCTGGTTGTCTATCTCGTCTGGGGCATGATGGGCCTGGGCATGGCCTCGCCGTATCTGCTGATCGGTCTGTACCCGCGGATGGTCAACTGGTTGCCCCGGCCCGGCATGTGGATGGTCCGGTTCAAGGAGTTCGCCGGATTCGTGCTGATGGGAACCGTGATCTTCCTGGTCAACGCGATCGATGAGGCGCTGATCATTCCGGCGCTCATCATGATGCTCGGCATTGCCCTGGGCCTGTGGATGGTCGGCAGCCTGTACGATCAGACGACGCCAGCGACTCGCAAGTGGGCGGTTCGCGTGACGGCCTGCGTTCTGGCGGCTCCGATCCTGTGGTACGGCTGGGACCTGTACGACCGGGCCGTGGTCGAGAAAGAACTGCGGGCGGCCAACGGCAATGACAGCGAGCAGCTCGTGGTTCACGAAGACGAACTGCCCTGGCAGCCGTTCTCGACCGAGCGGCTCGAACAGCTGCTCGCCGAAGGAACCCCGACGCTCGTCGACTTCACCGCCGACTGGTGCCTGATCTGCAAGCAGAACGAGAAGTTCGCGCTGAATACCGAGGACACGATTCAGTTCGTGAAGGAGAACGGCGTCGTCACACTGTACGCCGACTACACGGACGAGAGCCCCGAGATCAAGCGGTGGCTGGACGTCTTCCAGCAGAATGGTGTGCCGCTGACGGTGATCTTCCCGGCAGGCCGCCCGGAGGAACCCAAGGTCCTTCGCGGCCCCTACTCGCAGAGTCACCTGCTGTCGATGCTGAAGGATTCGGTTCCGCAGCCGGCGAAGACGGCGATGGCGCCGGACAGCAGCACGGAACGGTAG
- a CDS encoding NADH-quinone oxidoreductase subunit D, whose product MAIQTEDPRVIEFDVRTDEMLVNMGPQHPSTHGVLRLLLRTDGEVVHECTPHIGYLHRCAEKIGENLAGPQWIPYTDRMDYLAGMNMNLGMSLAYEKLLGMELPEKAVTLRVIIAELGRIASHLVGMGAYGLDLGSFSPFLYAFREREIILDLFEEVCGARLTYSYLTIGGATHDLPGMIEIPPGLAALTGKSPNTRMTWTDATLLFLEHLEDRIREYHTLLTNNSIFIKRTAGIGIMPAEMAISYGCSGPVLRGSGVDLDLRRDGEPIYTRMYDGYNYRIPVPPFDEAPPEVVVGDNWCRFYVRMLEVVESIGLVRQSLAKYPSTEGTYRVPFKMNTKLPKDECYLETECPRGQMGFYLVGNGQAEPLRARAKSSCFCNLSITGPLCKGVLLADVPAVVGSLDIVMGEIDR is encoded by the coding sequence ATGGCCATTCAGACCGAAGATCCCCGCGTCATCGAGTTCGACGTTCGGACCGACGAGATGCTCGTCAACATGGGGCCGCAGCACCCGAGTACGCACGGCGTGCTTCGACTCCTGCTGCGGACCGATGGCGAAGTCGTCCACGAGTGCACGCCTCACATCGGGTACCTGCATCGCTGTGCCGAGAAGATCGGCGAGAACCTCGCCGGTCCGCAGTGGATCCCCTACACCGACCGGATGGACTACCTCGCCGGGATGAACATGAATCTCGGCATGTCGCTCGCCTACGAGAAGCTGCTGGGCATGGAATTGCCCGAGAAAGCGGTGACCCTCCGCGTGATCATCGCCGAGCTGGGCCGCATCGCCAGCCACTTGGTCGGCATGGGAGCGTACGGCCTGGACCTGGGAAGCTTCAGCCCGTTCCTGTACGCATTCCGTGAGCGGGAAATCATTCTCGACCTGTTCGAGGAAGTCTGCGGGGCCCGCCTGACGTACAGCTATCTGACGATCGGCGGTGCGACGCACGACCTGCCGGGAATGATCGAGATCCCGCCCGGGCTGGCCGCACTGACCGGCAAGAGCCCCAACACCCGCATGACGTGGACGGACGCCACGCTGCTGTTCCTCGAACATCTCGAAGACCGGATTCGCGAGTACCATACGCTGCTGACCAACAATTCGATCTTCATCAAACGGACCGCCGGCATCGGCATCATGCCGGCCGAGATGGCGATCAGCTACGGCTGCAGCGGCCCGGTCCTGCGCGGAAGTGGCGTGGACCTGGACCTCCGCCGCGACGGCGAACCGATCTACACCCGCATGTACGACGGCTACAACTACAGGATTCCTGTCCCGCCGTTTGACGAAGCTCCGCCCGAAGTCGTTGTCGGCGACAACTGGTGCCGCTTCTACGTGCGGATGCTCGAAGTGGTCGAGTCGATCGGCCTGGTCCGGCAGTCCCTGGCGAAGTACCCGTCGACCGAAGGGACGTATCGCGTTCCCTTCAAGATGAACACCAAGCTTCCCAAGGACGAGTGCTACCTCGAGACCGAGTGTCCCCGTGGCCAGATGGGATTCTATCTCGTCGGCAACGGCCAGGCCGAACCGCTGCGGGCCCGCGCCAAGAGTTCCTGCTTCTGCAATCTTTCGATCACCGGCCCCCTGTGCAAGGGAGTGCTGCTGGCGGACGTCCCTGCGGTCGTCGGTTCGCTTGATATCGTGATGGGCGAGATTGATCGCTGA
- a CDS encoding cytochrome c peroxidase produces MRCSSVVAGLLLIAIVSPVPAWSGDNGVTGRVELAAEARLRRPVAMAWSPDRSALLVANSRTGTISVLDVETLGVTREVPVGERLAAMVQVPGTNSYLLLDDVAHQLLVVRWIDWNLEVTSRQPVPHFPYRVAVDTGNGSCYVTSRWTRQLTRFHLRFDGSGDSSALTLQRDGDVVLPFPAGELLPLTDHGSVVVAHAFGGDIAVVDSDDMSVRHVHRLPDHNIRSIARTRNGEQLLMSCQRLNPLARGDFDDLDWGILLTNGVRVVDVDDLLDSGCDLAETSEIESMKIPSDAAGDPGPILIHPRGRMLICLSGVAEVAIGGEDFIAMDRHEVGERPVAAAVSQDGERFYVAGMLSDTVTVLDLSGPLWRRTIPLGPPAELTAADRGEVLFYDARLSHDLWMSCHSCHADGHTVDRIVDTLGDGDYGAPKRIPSLLGVARTGPWAWNGRKPRLEDQVRMSVARTLHGVPLDDEQVADLTTFLETLELPDLPPLEDDSESVARGREVFAQAGCAECHAGPDYTSADAYDVGLIDEQGRSRFNPPSLRGVSLRSAWLHDARATTLESIFVEHGHPRAGAVDQADLADLLAFLRSL; encoded by the coding sequence ATGCGTTGCAGTTCCGTCGTGGCCGGTCTGTTGCTGATCGCCATCGTCTCTCCCGTCCCGGCATGGTCCGGCGACAATGGCGTGACCGGCCGGGTGGAACTCGCGGCCGAGGCCCGTCTGCGTCGCCCGGTCGCGATGGCATGGTCCCCCGATCGATCCGCCCTGCTGGTGGCGAATTCGCGGACCGGCACCATTTCGGTGCTCGATGTGGAAACCCTCGGAGTCACCCGCGAGGTTCCAGTCGGCGAGCGTCTTGCCGCCATGGTCCAGGTGCCCGGGACGAACAGCTATCTGCTGCTGGATGATGTGGCCCATCAACTGCTTGTCGTCCGCTGGATCGACTGGAACCTTGAGGTGACGTCGCGGCAGCCGGTTCCCCACTTCCCGTATCGCGTCGCGGTCGATACTGGGAACGGGAGCTGTTACGTCACGTCGCGGTGGACGCGGCAGCTCACGCGATTCCACCTGAGATTTGACGGGAGCGGTGACTCATCTGCGCTCACGCTCCAGCGGGATGGAGACGTCGTCCTCCCCTTCCCCGCCGGCGAACTGCTCCCCCTGACGGATCATGGATCGGTCGTTGTCGCTCACGCCTTTGGTGGCGATATTGCCGTTGTGGACAGCGACGACATGTCGGTTCGGCATGTGCATCGGCTTCCGGATCACAACATCCGCAGCATCGCCCGCACCCGCAACGGCGAGCAGTTGCTGATGTCCTGCCAGCGGCTCAATCCTCTGGCCCGCGGCGACTTCGACGACCTCGACTGGGGCATCCTGTTGACCAACGGTGTGCGCGTCGTCGATGTGGACGATCTACTGGACTCCGGCTGTGATCTGGCCGAGACCAGCGAAATCGAATCGATGAAGATCCCGAGCGATGCCGCCGGCGATCCGGGACCGATTCTGATCCATCCGCGCGGTCGGATGCTGATCTGCCTGTCCGGCGTCGCTGAAGTGGCGATCGGCGGCGAAGACTTCATCGCGATGGACCGTCACGAGGTGGGAGAGCGACCGGTGGCCGCTGCTGTCAGTCAGGATGGCGAGCGGTTCTATGTGGCAGGCATGCTGTCCGACACGGTGACAGTCCTCGACCTGTCCGGGCCGCTCTGGCGGCGGACGATTCCGCTGGGGCCGCCTGCGGAACTGACCGCGGCTGATCGGGGCGAGGTGCTGTTCTACGATGCCCGCCTGTCCCATGACCTGTGGATGAGCTGCCACAGCTGTCATGCCGACGGACACACGGTCGACCGCATCGTCGACACGCTGGGAGACGGCGATTACGGGGCTCCCAAGCGGATCCCGAGCCTGCTCGGTGTGGCGCGAACCGGGCCGTGGGCCTGGAACGGCCGCAAGCCGCGTCTCGAGGATCAGGTGCGGATGTCGGTCGCCAGGACGCTTCACGGCGTGCCGCTCGATGACGAGCAGGTCGCTGACCTGACGACGTTTCTCGAAACACTCGAGCTGCCGGACCTCCCGCCTTTGGAGGATGACTCGGAATCAGTGGCGCGAGGCCGCGAGGTCTTCGCTCAGGCCGGCTGTGCCGAATGTCACGCGGGGCCCGACTACACCTCGGCCGATGCCTACGACGTGGGGCTGATCGACGAGCAGGGGCGTTCGCGATTCAACCCCCCTTCGCTGCGAGGCGTGTCACTGCGGTCGGCATGGCTGCATGACGCCCGGGCGACGACGCTGGAATCAATCTTCGTCGAGCATGGACATCCCCGGGCCGGTGCGGTCGACCAGGCCGATCTGGCGGACCTGCTGGCGTTTCTGCGATCGCTGTGA
- a CDS encoding DUF2203 domain-containing protein — translation MNSPATPNKKYFTPEEANRTLPLVRAIVKDIVSLAGDLDRRRERLESVRKKVSSRRERDRDDPYEEEVRQMEQELKQDDRRLDEYRHELTSLGAELKDEYVGLVDFRSRMEDRDVYLCWKLGEEEIGFWHELEAGVAGRVSLLEESVAGPDSDLEGEPEA, via the coding sequence ATGAATTCACCGGCAACGCCGAACAAGAAGTACTTCACCCCGGAAGAGGCCAATCGGACTCTTCCGCTGGTGCGGGCGATCGTCAAGGACATCGTCTCGCTGGCCGGCGACCTCGATCGCCGCCGCGAACGACTGGAATCGGTCCGCAAAAAGGTTTCCAGCCGTCGCGAACGGGACCGGGACGATCCCTACGAGGAAGAAGTCCGGCAGATGGAGCAGGAACTCAAGCAGGATGACCGTCGCCTCGACGAGTACCGCCACGAGCTCACCTCTCTCGGTGCCGAACTGAAAGACGAGTACGTCGGTCTGGTCGATTTCCGCTCCCGCATGGAAGACCGCGACGTCTATCTCTGCTGGAAGCTGGGCGAGGAAGAAATCGGTTTCTGGCACGAACTCGAGGCGGGTGTCGCCGGCCGCGTTTCGCTCCTGGAAGAATCAGTGGCCGGGCCGGACAGCGATCTCGAGGGTGAGCCTGAAGCCTGA